A portion of the Pseudoxanthomonas sp. JBR18 genome contains these proteins:
- a CDS encoding DUF6491 family protein produces the protein MSRFRASLRGSLFAFAALLSGCASLGTSRLSAAQDVELFQSHAGEPIKAFSPFGGISQWETVGDSAVAVWTKPDTAYLLGVAEGCLDLEWSPRLSLSREHDRVYAGFNHVLVRRPGEKDAKRCRIETIQPLDVQALRAAQARARPGALKLSEAG, from the coding sequence ATGTCCAGGTTTCGCGCCTCGCTTAGAGGTTCTTTATTTGCTTTTGCGGCTCTGCTGTCTGGTTGCGCCTCGCTAGGGACTTCACGGCTGAGCGCGGCGCAAGATGTGGAACTCTTCCAGTCGCACGCTGGCGAACCCATCAAGGCTTTCAGCCCCTTTGGCGGAATTTCCCAATGGGAGACTGTAGGTGACTCGGCAGTTGCCGTTTGGACAAAGCCGGACACTGCGTATTTGCTCGGTGTCGCCGAGGGCTGCTTGGATCTTGAGTGGTCGCCGCGGCTGTCCCTGAGCCGCGAGCACGACAGGGTCTATGCCGGCTTTAATCATGTCCTTGTGAGGCGGCCGGGTGAGAAGGATGCTAAGCGATGCAGGATCGAGACGATTCAGCCCTTGGACGTGCAGGCCCTGCGAGCCGCGCAGGCGCGCGCACGCCCTGGTGCTCTGAAATTATCCGAGGCGGGATGA
- a CDS encoding helix-turn-helix domain-containing protein, translating to MPNEPYNLLSRYKMIEEALSDVRLSKGDCAVLSVILSHVDADGEAWPGMKRICDRARIQKRSAIRSVQRLEDAGYLTVDRVTGRSNTYQLIVHRSQTGVANVTS from the coding sequence ATGCCCAATGAGCCCTACAACCTGCTCAGCCGCTACAAGATGATCGAGGAGGCGCTGAGCGATGTCCGGTTGAGTAAGGGGGACTGCGCGGTGCTCAGCGTGATCCTGAGCCACGTCGACGCCGATGGCGAGGCGTGGCCAGGGATGAAGCGGATCTGTGATCGGGCGAGGATCCAGAAGCGATCAGCCATCCGCAGCGTCCAGCGCTTGGAAGATGCCGGATACCTGACAGTCGACAGGGTCACAGGCAGGTCGAACACCTACCAGTTGATCGTTCATCGTTCGCAAACCGGTGTCGCCAATGTCACCAGTTAG
- a CDS encoding oxidative damage protection protein, producing MPRTVFCQYENKDTEGLDYVPYPGELGKQVFEHIGKAGWAAWLAHQTMLINENRLSPRNPKDRAFLEDELRKFLFGGQTDKPAGYVAPESDA from the coding sequence ATGCCCCGTACCGTGTTCTGCCAGTACGAAAACAAAGACACCGAAGGCCTGGACTACGTCCCCTACCCCGGCGAGTTGGGCAAGCAGGTGTTCGAGCACATCGGCAAGGCCGGCTGGGCGGCATGGCTGGCCCACCAGACCATGCTCATCAACGAGAACCGCCTGTCGCCGCGCAACCCGAAGGACCGCGCGTTCCTGGAAGACGAGTTGCGCAAGTTCCTGTTCGGCGGCCAGACCGACAAGCCCGCTGGCTACGTTGCCCCCGAAAGCGACGCCTAA
- a CDS encoding helix-turn-helix domain-containing protein, whose product MAQQNEPLKMSYTVDQALSVTGLNRNAFYAAISRGELVTFKIGRRRMVSVRALQEFIERKEKEITAAVAA is encoded by the coding sequence ATGGCACAGCAGAATGAACCATTGAAGATGAGCTACACCGTTGACCAGGCACTGAGCGTGACTGGCCTCAATCGCAATGCCTTCTATGCCGCAATCAGCCGCGGCGAACTTGTGACGTTCAAGATCGGTCGCCGCCGCATGGTGTCGGTCCGAGCCCTACAGGAGTTCATTGAGCGCAAGGAGAAGGAAATCACCGCCGCCGTCGCTGCGTGA
- the mutY gene encoding A/G-specific adenine glycosylase, whose protein sequence is MARTSQPPIDTFAIKLLTWFDQHGRHDLPWQHPRTPYRVWLSEIMLQQTQVRVVIPYFARFLQAFPTLPDLAAASSDAVMAQWAGLGYYARARNLHAAAKRCVELHDGDLPRDFEALHALPGIGRSTAGAILSQAWNARFAIMDGNVKRVLARVHGIAGWPGLPAIEKQLWALAIDHVQHVPAGRLADYTQAQMDFGATLCTRANPACLLCPISTDCVAFREGLTEALPTPKPGKPLPERSAVMLMAFDAQGRVLLQRRPPVGIWSGLWSLPQADDTAAARVWFDAHLSGDFDAADELPDTPHTFTHYRLHMQPLRWRRLSSRDAVGDNADLRWVAPGELSTLGLPAPIRKLLDA, encoded by the coding sequence ATCGCCCGCACGAGCCAGCCGCCCATCGATACCTTCGCCATCAAACTGCTGACCTGGTTCGACCAGCATGGCCGCCATGACCTGCCCTGGCAGCATCCGCGCACGCCGTACCGAGTGTGGCTGTCGGAGATCATGCTGCAGCAGACCCAGGTGCGCGTGGTCATCCCGTACTTCGCGCGTTTCCTGCAGGCGTTCCCGACGTTGCCGGATCTGGCTGCCGCAAGCTCGGATGCGGTGATGGCGCAATGGGCCGGCCTGGGTTACTACGCCCGCGCCCGCAACTTGCATGCCGCGGCCAAGCGCTGCGTGGAGCTGCACGACGGCGACCTGCCGCGCGACTTCGAGGCCTTGCATGCGCTGCCTGGCATCGGCCGCAGCACCGCCGGCGCGATCCTCAGCCAGGCCTGGAACGCGCGCTTCGCCATCATGGACGGCAACGTCAAGCGCGTGCTCGCGCGCGTGCACGGCATCGCCGGCTGGCCCGGCCTGCCGGCCATCGAAAAGCAACTGTGGGCACTGGCGATCGATCACGTCCAGCACGTCCCCGCAGGCCGCCTGGCCGATTACACCCAGGCGCAGATGGATTTCGGCGCCACCCTGTGCACGCGCGCCAATCCAGCCTGCCTGCTGTGCCCGATCTCGACGGACTGCGTCGCCTTCCGCGAGGGCCTCACCGAGGCACTGCCCACACCCAAGCCCGGCAAGCCGCTGCCAGAACGCAGCGCGGTGATGCTGATGGCCTTCGACGCGCAGGGCCGGGTGCTGCTGCAACGCCGGCCGCCGGTGGGCATCTGGTCGGGCCTGTGGTCGCTGCCGCAGGCCGATGACACCGCCGCCGCGCGCGTCTGGTTCGATGCGCATCTGTCCGGCGATTTCGACGCCGCCGACGAACTACCCGACACGCCGCACACCTTCACCCATTACCGTCTACACATGCAGCCGCTGCGCTGGCGGCGCCTGTCCTCGCGCGACGCGGTGGGCGACAATGCCGACCTGCGCTGGGTCGCACCCGGCGAACTTTCGACGCTGGGCCTGCCCGCGCCCATCCGCAAACTCCTGGATGCCTGA
- a CDS encoding (2Fe-2S)-binding protein, producing the protein MPGLIGLNVNGQRVEVPAGASVAAAVATLGVPFRRSRSGQPRAPLCGMGVCFECRVQIDGVAQLRACMTPAREGMQVSTDA; encoded by the coding sequence GTGCCCGGCCTGATTGGCCTCAACGTCAATGGCCAGCGGGTCGAAGTGCCGGCCGGTGCCAGCGTCGCCGCCGCGGTGGCGACGCTGGGCGTGCCGTTCCGGCGATCGCGCAGCGGTCAGCCGCGCGCGCCCCTGTGCGGCATGGGCGTGTGCTTCGAGTGCCGGGTGCAAATCGACGGCGTTGCCCAGTTGCGTGCGTGCATGACGCCGGCCCGCGAGGGCATGCAGGTGTCCACCGATGCTTGA
- a CDS encoding AlpA family phage regulatory protein, whose protein sequence is MSDLSLLPVTQVAHRVGLSRATIYRQVAAKTFPAPIKVGDRSLWVSREIDAWIERAISEFRKAVKLGSMGTTAGANDIIEQLQTEGLWLFDMGYPEAGKVMLDALDEIERLRNEVAALKRRR, encoded by the coding sequence ATGAGCGATCTATCGCTGCTGCCAGTCACGCAGGTCGCGCACCGCGTAGGCCTGTCACGCGCCACGATCTATCGCCAGGTCGCGGCGAAGACCTTCCCCGCGCCGATCAAGGTCGGCGATCGCAGCTTGTGGGTTTCGCGCGAGATCGATGCCTGGATCGAACGGGCAATCAGCGAATTCCGAAAGGCCGTAAAGCTGGGCTCAATGGGCACAACTGCGGGCGCCAACGACATTATAGAGCAGCTGCAAACCGAGGGACTGTGGCTCTTCGATATGGGCTACCCAGAAGCCGGCAAGGTGATGCTGGACGCCCTGGACGAAATCGAGCGGCTGCGCAACGAGGTTGCGGCGCTGAAGAGACGACGGTGA
- a CDS encoding DUF6491 family protein, whose protein sequence is MAAALLAILGVGCATTGLTDEQELALYRAHAGEPVKSFTFLGQLNGWTPLGDTALAVWTRPSEAYLLELPGRCMDLDTAPAITVTNQGSRVYAKFDDVLVLGGLRNSFRMPCRIDTIRPLDVKALRRAQKQLREARAAERQAGAPPPASP, encoded by the coding sequence ATGGCCGCCGCCCTGCTGGCCATACTCGGCGTGGGTTGCGCCACGACCGGACTGACCGACGAACAGGAGCTGGCGCTGTATCGCGCGCATGCGGGCGAGCCGGTGAAGAGCTTCACCTTCCTGGGTCAGCTCAATGGCTGGACGCCGCTGGGCGATACCGCGTTGGCGGTGTGGACCAGGCCCAGCGAGGCCTATCTGCTGGAGCTGCCGGGCCGTTGCATGGACCTGGACACCGCGCCTGCGATCACCGTGACCAATCAGGGCAGCCGGGTCTACGCGAAGTTCGACGACGTGCTGGTGCTGGGCGGGCTGCGCAATAGCTTCCGCATGCCATGCCGCATCGATACGATCCGGCCGCTGGACGTCAAGGCATTGCGCCGGGCGCAGAAGCAGTTGCGCGAAGCCAGGGCGGCCGAGCGACAGGCCGGTGCGCCGCCGCCGGCGAGCCCCTGA
- a CDS encoding AraC family transcriptional regulator, with the protein MRLVTTMQLNLPALEMQTLFDALPDVVFFIKDREGRYTHCNLTLVRRLGRKQRSEVIGNSPLDVFPLPLGGSYLMQDRRVLCGEVIDNQLEVHLYPNRLPGWCLTFKRPVCEDNDVIGVVGVSRDLGQPDNRHSAFERLNTVMEFMQKRFGENLRVQTLADLAGLSVAQLERHFRRVFQVTPQQLLTKLRIEAAMRLLHGEDSIASIGQQCGFADQSAFARQFKATVGMTPRDYRTLRG; encoded by the coding sequence ATGCGTTTGGTCACCACCATGCAGCTCAACCTTCCCGCGCTGGAAATGCAGACATTGTTCGATGCACTGCCCGACGTGGTGTTCTTCATCAAGGACCGCGAAGGCCGCTATACCCATTGCAACCTGACCCTGGTGCGCCGGCTGGGGCGCAAACAGCGCAGCGAGGTCATCGGCAATTCGCCGCTGGATGTGTTCCCCCTGCCACTGGGCGGTAGCTACCTGATGCAGGACCGTCGCGTGCTCTGCGGCGAGGTCATCGACAACCAGTTGGAAGTGCACCTGTATCCCAACCGCCTGCCCGGCTGGTGCCTGACCTTCAAGCGCCCGGTGTGCGAAGACAACGATGTGATCGGCGTGGTCGGCGTGTCGCGCGACCTGGGCCAGCCCGACAACCGTCATAGCGCCTTCGAACGCCTGAACACGGTCATGGAATTCATGCAGAAGCGTTTCGGCGAGAACCTGCGCGTCCAGACCCTGGCGGATCTGGCCGGCCTGTCGGTGGCACAACTGGAGCGACACTTCCGCCGCGTCTTCCAGGTCACCCCGCAGCAGTTGCTGACCAAGCTGCGCATCGAGGCGGCCATGCGCCTGCTGCACGGCGAGGACAGCATCGCCAGCATCGGCCAGCAGTGCGGCTTTGCCGACCAGAGCGCCTTCGCACGCCAGTTCAAGGCCACCGTGGGCATGACACCGCGCGACTACCGCACCTTGCGCGGCTAA
- the ftsY gene encoding signal recognition particle-docking protein FtsY — translation MVSFFRRKKPDDASGKDGSTRRYSVEELAAAFPDPRPAPPQQDDPVTAVEQARQASAAEEPAAPQTPDTQRFVPPDQGQPDVVTPAPAPPSAPPAAQPETPVAVEPAVSTPTTPLLAQPPVVAVAPAVVAPPPDPDPAPAPDPAPAPSFATTEKPAAPAGKTGWRERLRGSAFARSFGGLFSRNPKLDDDLLDEIETALITADVGVTATTALVESLRKRMKAREFVDANALLAALRAELIAILKPVAVPLAIDRDAKPFVVLTVGVNGVGKTTTIGKLAKRFKDDGFSLMLAAGDTFRAAAVAQLQAWGERNGVTVVAQGQNADAASVAFDALQAGKARGTQVLIADTAGRLHTQTGLMNELGKIRRVLGKIDDAAPHEVLMVIDGTTGQNALSQLRQFHAAVGVTGLVVTKLDGTAKGGVVFALAREFGIPIRYAGIGERPEDLRVFDAESFVDALLPEALGSAA, via the coding sequence ATGGTCAGTTTTTTCCGCCGCAAAAAGCCCGATGACGCCTCCGGCAAGGATGGCAGCACCCGGCGCTACAGCGTGGAAGAACTGGCTGCGGCGTTCCCGGACCCACGCCCGGCGCCGCCACAGCAGGACGATCCCGTCACCGCGGTTGAGCAGGCCCGACAGGCATCCGCGGCCGAGGAACCGGCCGCCCCGCAGACGCCTGACACGCAGCGCTTTGTCCCGCCCGATCAAGGCCAACCAGACGTCGTGACGCCCGCACCGGCGCCACCCTCCGCTCCGCCTGCCGCGCAGCCGGAAACGCCAGTCGCCGTTGAACCGGCCGTGTCGACGCCGACCACCCCGCTGCTCGCGCAGCCGCCCGTGGTGGCCGTTGCGCCGGCGGTGGTCGCCCCCCCGCCGGACCCGGATCCTGCCCCGGCACCGGATCCTGCCCCGGCGCCAAGCTTTGCCACCACCGAAAAACCCGCCGCCCCGGCCGGCAAGACCGGCTGGCGCGAGCGCCTGCGCGGCAGCGCGTTCGCGCGCAGCTTCGGCGGGCTGTTCTCGCGCAATCCCAAGCTCGACGACGACCTGCTGGACGAGATCGAGACCGCGCTGATCACCGCCGATGTTGGGGTCACCGCCACCACCGCGCTGGTCGAATCCCTGCGCAAGCGGATGAAGGCACGCGAGTTCGTCGATGCCAACGCGCTGCTGGCCGCGCTGCGCGCCGAACTGATCGCCATCCTCAAGCCGGTCGCCGTGCCGCTGGCCATCGACCGCGACGCCAAGCCCTTCGTGGTGCTGACCGTGGGCGTCAACGGCGTGGGCAAGACCACGACCATCGGCAAGCTGGCCAAGCGCTTCAAGGACGATGGCTTCAGCCTGATGCTGGCCGCTGGCGACACCTTCCGTGCCGCGGCCGTGGCCCAGCTGCAGGCCTGGGGTGAGCGCAATGGTGTGACGGTGGTGGCCCAGGGCCAGAACGCGGATGCGGCGTCGGTGGCTTTCGACGCGCTGCAGGCCGGCAAGGCCCGCGGCACCCAGGTGCTGATCGCCGATACCGCCGGCCGCCTGCACACCCAGACCGGGCTGATGAACGAGCTGGGCAAGATCCGCCGCGTATTGGGCAAGATCGACGACGCCGCCCCGCACGAGGTGCTGATGGTGATCGACGGCACCACCGGCCAGAACGCGCTCTCCCAGCTGCGACAGTTCCATGCCGCGGTGGGCGTGACCGGCCTGGTGGTGACCAAGCTGGATGGCACCGCCAAGGGCGGCGTGGTGTTCGCCCTGGCCCGCGAATTCGGCATTCCGATCCGCTATGCCGGCATCGGCGAGCGCCCGGAAGACCTGCGCGTGTTCGATGCCGAATCCTTCGTCGACGCCCTGCTGCCCGAAGCGCTGGGCAGCGCGGCCTAG
- a CDS encoding proline racemase family protein, which yields MHTIDVIDSHSAGEPTRVVLSGFPDLGAGSLAECRERFSRQYDHWRSAIACEPRGSDTMVGALLLPARDPAACTGVIFFNNVGTLGMCGHGTLGVVATLAQLGRIGPGQHRIETPVGTVAVELAEDGRVTIDNVESYRHAAGVVVDVPGYGQLRGDVAWGGNWFFITEQSPYPLDLAHQRQLTAYTEAIRIALETAGITGQAGGEIDHVEVNGPAPDGSGQARNFVLCPGLAYDRSPCGTGTSAKLACLAADGKLAPGQVWVQQGILGSVFEGSFSVSPSGRGIVPRISGQAYVTARSQLLIDPADPFAWGIGARVPIPE from the coding sequence ATGCACACGATCGACGTCATTGACTCCCACAGCGCCGGTGAACCGACCCGGGTGGTCCTGTCAGGGTTCCCGGACCTGGGCGCGGGAAGCCTGGCGGAGTGTCGCGAGCGTTTCAGCCGCCAGTACGACCACTGGCGTAGCGCCATTGCCTGCGAACCGCGCGGCTCGGACACCATGGTCGGTGCGCTGTTGCTGCCCGCGCGCGATCCCGCGGCGTGCACCGGCGTGATCTTCTTCAACAACGTGGGCACCCTGGGCATGTGTGGCCACGGCACCCTGGGCGTGGTGGCGACCCTGGCGCAGCTGGGCCGCATCGGGCCTGGCCAGCACCGGATCGAGACGCCGGTGGGCACCGTGGCGGTGGAGCTGGCGGAGGACGGGCGCGTGACCATCGACAACGTCGAGAGCTATCGCCATGCGGCTGGCGTGGTGGTGGACGTGCCAGGCTACGGTCAGTTACGAGGCGATGTGGCCTGGGGCGGCAACTGGTTCTTCATCACCGAGCAGTCGCCCTATCCGCTGGACCTGGCCCACCAGCGCCAGCTCACGGCCTACACCGAGGCGATCCGGATCGCGCTTGAGACCGCCGGGATCACCGGACAGGCCGGGGGCGAGATCGACCATGTCGAAGTCAACGGCCCGGCACCGGACGGCAGCGGCCAGGCGCGCAACTTCGTGTTGTGCCCGGGGCTTGCATACGATCGCTCGCCCTGCGGCACCGGCACCAGCGCCAAGCTGGCCTGCCTGGCGGCCGACGGCAAACTGGCGCCAGGCCAGGTCTGGGTGCAGCAAGGCATCCTGGGCAGTGTGTTCGAAGGCAGCTTCAGCGTGTCTCCCTCCGGGCGCGGCATTGTCCCGCGCATCTCCGGCCAGGCCTACGTCACCGCGCGGTCGCAGCTGTTGATCGACCCGGCCGATCCGTTTGCCTGGGGCATCGGGGCCAGGGTGCCAATCCCGGAATGA
- a CDS encoding tail assembly protein, producing MSNETPTTILLSGSLARQFGRRHQFVVDSAAGAIRALSAMIPGFKRYMIEAKDRGLHFAIFTGKRNIGLDQLHDPCSKEVIRLVPVLRGAKNSGWLQVVIGVAIIVVAGIASNGAAFGALGSATAWGAAASVGLAITLGGVSQIIAGTPKGLGTREESSNQPSYSFGGVVNTQAQGGCVPVGYGEMIVGSAVISAGIFAEDQQ from the coding sequence ATGAGCAACGAAACCCCGACCACCATCCTGCTGAGCGGTTCCTTGGCGCGCCAGTTCGGCCGGCGCCACCAATTCGTCGTCGACAGTGCCGCCGGCGCGATCAGGGCCCTGAGCGCCATGATCCCCGGCTTCAAGCGCTACATGATCGAGGCCAAGGACCGGGGCCTGCATTTCGCCATCTTCACCGGCAAGCGCAACATCGGCCTGGACCAGCTGCATGACCCCTGCTCGAAGGAGGTCATCCGCTTGGTGCCCGTGCTGCGCGGCGCCAAGAACAGTGGCTGGCTACAGGTCGTCATCGGTGTGGCCATCATCGTGGTCGCCGGCATCGCGTCCAACGGTGCTGCCTTCGGCGCCCTTGGCAGCGCTACTGCTTGGGGCGCTGCCGCGAGCGTGGGTCTGGCCATCACTCTCGGCGGCGTCTCCCAGATCATCGCCGGCACGCCCAAGGGGCTCGGCACGCGCGAGGAGTCGTCCAACCAGCCGAGCTATTCCTTCGGTGGGGTGGTGAACACCCAGGCCCAGGGCGGATGTGTCCCAGTTGGGTACGGGGAAATGATTGTGGGTAGCGCGGTCATTTCGGCGGGAATATTCGCGGAAGATCAACAATGA
- a CDS encoding FAD-dependent oxidoreductase, whose amino-acid sequence MIVYDLIVVGAGIVGAACAEAAAGEGLRVALVEPGPVGGGATAAAMGHLVAMDDDPAELALSAYSLGLWERYAELREAEFSRCGTLWVARNESELAVVPAKIARLAAAGLAAEVVDAQQLYALEPALVSGLAGGMRVPGEAVVYPPRMARYLVDKALQAGGQLFAGRRVTELLADGVRLDDGQRLSGPVLVASGLAVPQLLPELKVYPRKGQLVITDRYPGRIRHQLLELGYADSAHGDAATSVAFNVQPRPTGQLLIGSSRQVGVSDREISMPLLRQMLERAFAFLPMLRGLQALRVWTGLRPATPDGRPYLGQVPGRGQVWVAAGHEGLGVTTALGSARLLIDGLLGRTPAIDPIPYDPARALTREAA is encoded by the coding sequence ATGATCGTTTACGACCTCATCGTGGTCGGCGCCGGCATTGTCGGGGCGGCCTGTGCCGAAGCGGCGGCGGGTGAGGGCCTGCGCGTGGCGTTGGTCGAGCCCGGCCCGGTGGGCGGCGGGGCGACGGCGGCGGCGATGGGGCATCTGGTGGCCATGGACGACGATCCGGCCGAGTTGGCGCTTTCAGCCTATTCGCTGGGCCTGTGGGAGCGCTATGCCGAGTTGCGAGAGGCCGAATTCAGCCGCTGCGGCACCCTGTGGGTGGCGCGCAACGAAAGCGAGCTGGCCGTGGTGCCGGCCAAGATCGCGCGCCTGGCGGCGGCGGGGCTGGCGGCCGAGGTGGTGGATGCCCAGCAGTTGTACGCGTTGGAACCGGCGCTGGTCTCGGGCCTGGCGGGCGGCATGCGGGTGCCGGGCGAGGCAGTGGTGTACCCACCGCGCATGGCGCGCTATCTGGTGGACAAGGCCTTGCAGGCCGGTGGGCAACTGTTCGCCGGCCGGCGGGTGACCGAGCTGCTCGCCGATGGCGTGCGCCTGGACGATGGCCAGCGGCTGTCCGGGCCGGTGCTGGTGGCCAGCGGCCTTGCGGTGCCGCAGCTGCTGCCCGAACTCAAGGTATATCCGCGCAAGGGCCAGTTGGTGATCACCGACCGTTATCCGGGGCGGATCCGGCACCAGCTGCTGGAACTGGGCTATGCCGATTCGGCGCATGGCGATGCGGCCACCAGCGTGGCCTTCAACGTGCAGCCGCGTCCAACCGGGCAGCTGCTGATCGGCTCATCGCGCCAGGTCGGAGTGAGTGATCGGGAGATCTCGATGCCGCTGCTGCGGCAGATGCTGGAGCGGGCGTTCGCGTTTCTGCCGATGCTGCGTGGGCTGCAGGCGCTCCGGGTCTGGACCGGGTTGCGTCCGGCCACGCCCGATGGCCGCCCTTACCTGGGCCAGGTGCCTGGACGTGGTCAGGTCTGGGTGGCAGCCGGACACGAAGGGCTGGGCGTCACCACCGCGCTGGGAAGCGCGCGGTTGCTCATCGATGGGCTGCTTGGGCGCACCCCGGCCATCGACCCGATCCCTTACGACCCGGCGCGCGCGCTGACGCGAGAGGCGGCATGA
- a CDS encoding DUF2213 domain-containing protein, with product MTMFNDRATVSGARLTADGYLVADARIARTGVQVYKGDEVGRPDLPTVRLYRPPEEVFSDATMRSFAHRPVTVDHPTEKVDATTWKKVAAGQIGDQIARDGEFVRVPLVLMDSAAIAAWQAGKRELSAGYTAEIVFGDGQTPEGEAYDAIMTNIMGNHLALVDKARGGPQLRLDSARPPAQVFDSAGFRARLVEQFKDAQHLAPTEVESIINQLTANAAAGHRSGADAQPKDQAFADQYRQHRQVSDSAYAEMCAGLQSGSTGHREERPA from the coding sequence ATGACCATGTTCAATGATCGGGCCACCGTGAGTGGCGCCCGCCTCACCGCCGACGGCTACCTGGTCGCGGATGCGCGAATCGCACGGACTGGCGTTCAGGTCTACAAGGGGGATGAGGTGGGACGCCCCGACCTGCCCACCGTCCGGCTCTACCGGCCGCCGGAGGAGGTGTTCAGCGACGCCACGATGCGCAGCTTCGCCCACCGGCCTGTCACCGTCGACCACCCGACCGAGAAAGTGGATGCAACCACCTGGAAGAAGGTGGCCGCAGGCCAGATCGGCGATCAGATCGCCCGGGACGGCGAGTTCGTTAGGGTGCCGCTGGTCTTGATGGACTCCGCAGCGATCGCAGCATGGCAGGCCGGCAAGCGCGAGCTGTCGGCGGGATACACCGCCGAGATCGTCTTCGGCGATGGCCAGACGCCTGAGGGTGAGGCCTACGACGCGATCATGACCAACATCATGGGCAACCACCTGGCACTCGTGGACAAGGCCCGTGGCGGCCCCCAGCTGCGCCTGGACTCCGCGCGGCCGCCGGCCCAGGTCTTCGACAGTGCCGGATTCCGTGCGCGCCTGGTCGAGCAGTTCAAGGACGCCCAGCACCTGGCGCCGACCGAGGTCGAAAGCATCATCAACCAGCTCACGGCCAACGCCGCAGCCGGCCACCGCAGCGGCGCCGATGCGCAGCCCAAGGATCAGGCGTTCGCCGACCAGTACCGCCAGCACAGGCAGGTGAGCGATAGCGCCTACGCGGAGATGTGCGCCGGCCTGCAGTCCGGTTCAACTGGTCACCGAGAGGAGCGCCCGGCATGA
- a CDS encoding DUF6491 family protein: protein MQRLCFLSVLAGALALLSLGGCATGTGLSDAQRLALYREHAGEPQRDFRYTTRQLTGWTALGDEALAVWTKPNEAYLLEFGGGGCRDLNAASTILITNLLGQVSAGMDRVQVLNRPAGFNIACRIQTIRALDTKAIRASEKALRQARTAQRDAAPASD from the coding sequence ATGCAGCGTCTGTGTTTCCTCTCGGTCCTGGCCGGCGCGTTGGCGCTCTTGTCGCTGGGGGGGTGTGCGACCGGCACCGGGCTCAGCGATGCGCAGCGTCTTGCGCTGTATCGCGAACACGCGGGCGAGCCGCAGCGCGATTTCCGCTACACGACCCGCCAACTCACCGGCTGGACCGCGCTGGGCGACGAGGCGCTGGCGGTGTGGACCAAGCCGAACGAGGCGTATCTGCTGGAGTTCGGGGGCGGTGGCTGCAGGGATTTGAACGCGGCCTCGACCATTCTGATCACCAACCTGCTGGGTCAGGTGTCGGCCGGGATGGATCGGGTGCAGGTGCTCAATCGACCGGCCGGCTTCAACATCGCCTGCCGCATCCAGACGATCCGCGCGCTGGACACCAAGGCGATCCGCGCATCGGAAAAAGCCCTGCGCCAGGCGCGCACCGCACAGCGTGACGCGGCCCCTGCCAGCGATTGA